In Actinomycetes bacterium, a single window of DNA contains:
- a CDS encoding DUF2142 domain-containing protein has translation MLLVLFLGAIAVTWAVLNPLGAVPDEQWHTVYAAAVVRGQLGSGPDGTQVTIPGPVFSDPTSCIRFTPEKPLWLCPGIPPGPDTTITMGTSAAGYPPLYYAIVGLPTYLPFGSTPWLLMRLLSVALGMSLIGVPLLLCRRTPMHWIVVGCLAAFTPMVAFLVASVNPNGAEIAAAIGTCISAVALVRGLTDQDSTAARRAAGALAVTSAYLMLARPYSFVQGVALLACIALVVPTAAWHQARALRRMLAAWACVPAVALVTGVAFQVLKHGTSGGASASGSRIQSAWDMSALLFDYVLETVGIFGWRDYYLPPWLMWLGVAAAVSLVTIGIAAGTRRQRFGLITLGVGATTVAPLLGAVFVWGTEWKNYQGRYALPLLVGIPLLGAAVGHFRSVRPGEVGRRLAPLVVWALLLENVWGWCMTVIRYGTGLPLFVGTTLQPREFHWFHSVPTTVVIAGTIVAALALGVLVARSIRRDPGWPVDARQPSGAPEHVAA, from the coding sequence ATGCTCCTGGTGCTGTTCCTGGGTGCGATCGCGGTCACGTGGGCGGTACTCAACCCGCTTGGCGCCGTGCCGGACGAGCAGTGGCACACGGTCTACGCCGCGGCTGTCGTCCGCGGCCAGCTGGGCTCCGGCCCTGACGGCACCCAGGTGACGATCCCAGGACCTGTCTTCTCGGATCCCACGAGCTGCATCCGGTTCACACCCGAGAAGCCGCTGTGGCTCTGTCCGGGTATCCCGCCCGGTCCGGACACGACGATCACCATGGGTACCTCGGCGGCCGGTTACCCACCCCTCTACTACGCGATCGTCGGCCTGCCCACGTACCTGCCGTTCGGAAGCACTCCATGGTTGTTGATGAGGCTTCTCTCCGTGGCGCTCGGCATGTCTCTGATCGGCGTTCCGCTGCTGCTCTGCCGCCGGACCCCCATGCACTGGATCGTCGTCGGCTGCCTCGCCGCCTTCACTCCCATGGTGGCCTTCCTCGTCGCCTCGGTGAATCCCAATGGCGCTGAGATCGCAGCTGCGATAGGAACCTGCATCTCGGCGGTCGCCCTTGTCCGTGGGCTCACGGACCAGGATTCGACCGCGGCGAGGAGGGCCGCGGGTGCGCTCGCTGTGACTTCCGCCTATCTCATGCTGGCTCGGCCCTACTCGTTCGTCCAGGGCGTCGCGCTGCTCGCCTGCATCGCACTTGTCGTGCCGACGGCGGCGTGGCATCAGGCACGGGCCCTGCGTCGGATGCTGGCGGCCTGGGCATGCGTACCCGCGGTCGCCCTGGTCACCGGGGTCGCCTTCCAGGTGCTCAAGCACGGTACGTCGGGGGGTGCGTCTGCGTCCGGCTCGCGGATCCAGTCCGCCTGGGACATGTCCGCCCTCTTGTTCGACTACGTGCTCGAGACCGTCGGCATCTTCGGGTGGCGCGACTACTACCTGCCGCCATGGTTGATGTGGCTCGGCGTTGCAGCTGCGGTCAGCCTCGTCACCATCGGGATCGCTGCGGGGACACGGCGGCAACGATTCGGCCTGATCACGCTCGGGGTCGGCGCCACCACCGTCGCCCCGCTCCTGGGCGCGGTCTTCGTCTGGGGCACCGAGTGGAAGAACTACCAGGGCCGCTATGCGCTTCCGCTCCTGGTCGGCATCCCCCTCCTCGGCGCCGCGGTCGGGCACTTCCGATCGGTGCGGCCGGGAGAAGTGGGCCGGAGGTTGGCGCCGTTGGTCGTGTGGGCGTTGCTCCTCGAGAACGTCTGGGGTTGGTGCATGACCGTCATCCGGTACGGCACGGGTCTGCCGCTCTTCGTAGGGACGACACTGCAGCCTCGGGAGTTCCACTGGTTCCACTCGGTCCCGACCACCGTTGTCATCGCCGGCACCATCGTCGCTGCGCTCGCCCTCGGGGTACTCGTGGCACGATCGATCCGCCGCGACCCGGGCTGGCCGGTCGACGCGCGGCAGCCGTCCGGCGCGCCGGAGCACGTCGCGGCATAG